One part of the Acinetobacter sp. XS-4 genome encodes these proteins:
- a CDS encoding NADPH-dependent 2,4-dienoyl-CoA reductase yields the protein MTSYANLLKPLHLGFTTIKNRVVMGSMHTGLEDRFYNYPKLAAYFEERAKGGVGLIVTGGISPNRQGWLAPAGGTMNSLFDVPQHRLVTHAVHKHGSKILMQILHAGRYGYQPFVVSSTAIKSPISPFKPRQLSEKNILSTIEDYAQCADIAKKAGYDGVEIMGSEGYLINQFLSSHVNQRTDSWGGDIENRMRFPVEIVKAIRAKVGEKFIICFRLSLLDLVHDGNTMQEVVIVAKALEKAGVTLLNTGIGWHEARVPTIVTSVPRAAFVDYTAHVKQHISIPIIASNRINMPETAEEILATGKADMVQMARPLLADAFWVNKTATNRVDEINTCIACNQACLDHAFKNKRVSCLVNPRAGHETELVYLKTKQPKRIAVVGGGVAGMSAATVAASRGHAVTLFEATSDVGGQFNFAKVVPGKEEFHETIRYFKVQLEKTGVDVRLNTRVNREQLEREGFDEVIVATGVIPRALKIEGSNAPQVLSYAQVLKGAEVGQKVAVIGAGGIGFDVSEFLLKPPHQPQPQPLAEWQREWGVDPDPNYISEGGMQPPVVELPVRQIYLLQRKTTPLGIGLGKTSGWVHRAQLKKHGVRMLRGVQYKAVTDEGLWIEHNGQDQLLRVDTVVVCAGQESVKDLMPKEGESTLANYYIIGGAKLAAELDAKRAIKEGAELAARL from the coding sequence ATGACAAGTTACGCCAATCTATTAAAACCATTACATTTAGGCTTTACCACTATTAAAAACCGTGTGGTGATGGGATCCATGCATACGGGCTTAGAAGACCGTTTCTATAATTACCCTAAACTGGCTGCTTATTTTGAAGAGCGTGCCAAAGGTGGGGTTGGCCTGATTGTGACAGGCGGTATTTCACCGAACCGTCAAGGATGGTTAGCACCTGCTGGCGGAACCATGAACAGTCTATTTGATGTTCCTCAGCACCGTCTGGTAACGCACGCTGTTCATAAACATGGCTCTAAAATCTTAATGCAAATTTTGCATGCGGGCAGATATGGTTACCAACCTTTTGTAGTGTCTTCAACCGCAATTAAATCTCCAATTTCGCCGTTTAAACCACGCCAGCTTTCTGAAAAAAATATTCTCAGTACAATTGAAGATTACGCACAGTGCGCTGACATTGCCAAAAAAGCAGGCTATGACGGTGTCGAAATTATGGGTTCGGAAGGTTATTTAATTAACCAGTTTTTAAGTAGTCACGTAAACCAACGTACTGACAGTTGGGGCGGTGACATTGAAAATCGGATGCGTTTTCCAGTTGAGATTGTTAAAGCGATTCGTGCCAAAGTCGGCGAGAAATTTATTATTTGTTTCCGCTTGTCTTTGCTTGACCTTGTGCACGACGGTAACACCATGCAAGAAGTCGTGATTGTTGCCAAGGCTCTAGAAAAGGCAGGTGTGACTTTATTAAATACGGGCATTGGCTGGCATGAGGCACGTGTACCAACCATTGTAACGTCTGTGCCTCGTGCAGCTTTTGTCGACTACACGGCTCATGTAAAACAACATATTTCTATTCCGATTATTGCTTCAAACCGTATTAACATGCCTGAAACTGCCGAAGAAATTTTGGCAACTGGCAAAGCAGATATGGTTCAAATGGCGCGACCTTTATTGGCCGATGCTTTTTGGGTAAATAAAACGGCGACTAACCGCGTTGATGAAATTAATACCTGTATTGCTTGTAACCAAGCGTGTTTAGACCATGCTTTTAAAAATAAGCGTGTGTCATGTTTAGTTAACCCGCGCGCAGGTCATGAAACTGAACTGGTTTATTTAAAAACCAAGCAGCCTAAGCGTATTGCTGTTGTCGGTGGCGGGGTTGCAGGTATGTCAGCAGCAACCGTTGCGGCAAGCCGTGGTCATGCGGTCACTTTATTTGAAGCGACTTCAGATGTGGGTGGTCAGTTTAACTTTGCCAAAGTTGTACCAGGTAAAGAAGAATTCCACGAAACGATTCGCTATTTTAAAGTCCAACTCGAAAAAACAGGGGTGGATGTACGTTTAAATACTCGAGTGAATCGTGAGCAGCTTGAACGCGAAGGTTTTGATGAAGTCATTGTTGCAACAGGTGTAATTCCACGCGCATTAAAAATTGAAGGAAGCAATGCACCACAAGTTCTTTCATATGCTCAAGTTTTAAAAGGGGCAGAAGTTGGACAAAAAGTTGCAGTGATTGGTGCTGGCGGTATTGGTTTCGATGTATCTGAGTTTTTACTTAAACCTCCACATCAACCACAGCCTCAACCTTTAGCTGAATGGCAACGTGAATGGGGTGTAGACCCAGATCCAAACTATATTTCTGAAGGTGGTATGCAGCCACCAGTAGTTGAACTTCCCGTTCGCCAGATTTATTTACTGCAACGTAAAACAACACCATTGGGTATTGGTCTTGGCAAAACTTCGGGTTGGGTACACCGTGCACAGCTTAAAAAGCATGGCGTGCGTATGTTACGTGGTGTGCAATATAAAGCAGTTACTGATGAAGGGCTCTGGATTGAACATAATGGTCAAGACCAGCTTTTACGTGTAGACACGGTTGTAGTGTGTGCTGGTCAAGAGTCGGTAAAAGACTTAATGCCAAAAGAAGGTGAGTCGACTTTAGCAAACTACTATATTATTGGTGGAGCAAAGCTCGCAGCAGAGCTAGATGCGAAGCGTGCGATCAAAGAAGGAGCAGAATTAGCTGCTCGATTGTAA
- a CDS encoding inovirus-type Gp2 protein — protein MSQVLENGDQTKPSTIQKLRAYARQGCDLVPAFKQIFTRNLQLMFPVNQFIRVIAVVDRLNQQYGWSHTEIPYTDEYIQICRALYVSQAAWHRDQNRFYRQEYNNRFKLEEYLRKIIQKHRQTLWVREELKYYTECLDELSIVDVERHLKTLRKRISDKDTCFKDLVGYAWALEQGGETGAYHIHLLLIYNGSKREGDWWHAESVGELWEKITDGLGKGYNKQSAKQRKAYQERGLDGLGMVKRSDAMKVSNAIRLGLYLADPTKYEQRLRVKVFGMKTFSHGQFTPSLYMLRQSRKADDDIKLPF, from the coding sequence GTGAGTCAGGTATTAGAGAACGGTGATCAAACGAAACCAAGTACCATACAAAAACTTCGGGCATATGCACGGCAAGGATGTGATTTGGTCCCTGCATTTAAACAGATCTTTACACGCAATCTCCAACTGATGTTTCCAGTAAATCAATTTATTCGAGTCATTGCGGTCGTAGATCGTTTGAACCAGCAATATGGTTGGTCACACACTGAAATTCCATATACGGATGAATATATTCAAATTTGTAGAGCTTTGTATGTATCACAAGCAGCATGGCATCGAGATCAGAATCGTTTCTACAGACAAGAATATAACAATCGGTTCAAATTAGAAGAATACCTTAGAAAAATCATCCAAAAACATCGTCAAACTTTATGGGTTCGAGAAGAACTTAAATACTATACAGAGTGTCTAGATGAGCTTTCTATTGTAGATGTTGAACGCCACTTAAAGACGTTACGGAAACGGATTTCAGATAAAGATACTTGTTTTAAAGACTTGGTTGGCTATGCATGGGCTTTAGAACAGGGGGGAGAAACGGGTGCCTACCATATCCATTTACTCCTGATTTATAACGGCTCAAAAAGAGAAGGGGATTGGTGGCATGCTGAATCAGTCGGTGAATTATGGGAGAAAATCACGGATGGTTTGGGGAAAGGATACAATAAACAGAGTGCTAAACAGAGAAAAGCTTATCAGGAAAGGGGTTTAGATGGATTGGGAATGGTGAAGCGAAGCGATGCAATGAAAGTGAGTAATGCGATTCGACTCGGTTTGTATCTTGCTGATCCGACTAAGTATGAACAACGTTTACGAGTAAAAGTATTTGGGATGAAAACGTTCAGCCATGGCCAGTTCACACCGAGTTTATATATGCTCCGTCAATCCAGAAAGGCAGATGACGATATCAAATTACCATTTTAA
- a CDS encoding AlpA family phage regulatory protein, which translates to MNASLTQTTFVMNKIINIKQVIEFTGLSRATIYSLLDPKSEYHDSTFPKQVRLTTNRVGWSAFEINEWIESKLAQR; encoded by the coding sequence ATGAATGCGTCTCTTACTCAAACTACCTTTGTGATGAATAAAATCATCAATATTAAACAAGTGATAGAGTTTACTGGCCTAAGTCGTGCCACGATCTACAGTTTGCTTGATCCTAAATCAGAATACCATGATTCTACTTTTCCTAAACAGGTTCGACTAACCACAAACCGTGTTGGTTGGTCAGCTTTTGAAATAAATGAATGGATTGAGTCTAAACTGGCCCAGCGTTAA
- the argG gene encoding argininosuccinate synthase translates to MLGLAMTDNATILQHVPVGKKVGIAFSGGLDTSAALLWMKQKGAEPYAYTANLGQPDEDDYDAIPKKAEQYGAVKARLIDCRLQLALEGIAAIQCGAFHISTGGVPYFNTTPLGRAVTGTMLVTAMKEDDVNIWGDGSTYKGNDIERFYRYGLLTNPNLKIYKPWLDQNFIDELGGRAEMSQFLIDNGFDYKMSKEKAYSTDSNMLGATHEAKDLEYLNAGIKIVDPIMGVAFWKEEVEIKPEEVTVRFEEGVPVALNGQTFNNPVELILEANRIGGRHGLGMSDQIENRIIEAKSRGIYEAPGMALLHIAYERLVTGIHNEDTIEQYRINGLRLGRLLYQGRWFDSQALMLRETAQRWVAKAVTGEVTLELRRGNDYTIMNTESPNLTYEAERLTMEKGDSMFSPMDRIGQLTMRNLDITDTRAKLGIYTDAGLLSIGQGSAIPQLDSKKK, encoded by the coding sequence ATGTTAGGATTAGCAATGACTGATAATGCAACTATCTTGCAGCATGTACCAGTAGGCAAAAAAGTTGGGATTGCCTTCTCCGGAGGCCTAGACACTTCAGCTGCTTTATTATGGATGAAACAAAAGGGTGCAGAGCCTTATGCATATACTGCAAACTTAGGCCAGCCTGATGAAGATGACTACGATGCAATTCCAAAGAAAGCAGAACAATACGGCGCTGTAAAAGCTCGCTTAATTGACTGCCGCTTACAACTTGCGCTTGAAGGTATTGCTGCAATTCAGTGTGGTGCATTCCATATCAGTACAGGTGGTGTTCCCTATTTCAATACGACTCCATTAGGTCGTGCAGTAACAGGTACAATGTTAGTTACTGCAATGAAAGAAGATGACGTAAACATCTGGGGTGACGGTTCAACATATAAAGGTAACGATATTGAACGTTTCTATCGTTATGGTTTGTTGACTAACCCAAATCTTAAAATTTACAAGCCTTGGTTAGATCAAAACTTTATCGATGAGCTTGGTGGCCGTGCAGAAATGTCACAGTTCCTGATCGACAACGGTTTTGACTACAAAATGTCAAAAGAAAAAGCGTATTCAACTGACTCAAACATGTTGGGTGCAACTCACGAAGCAAAAGATCTTGAATACCTAAATGCTGGTATCAAAATCGTTGACCCAATTATGGGCGTTGCTTTCTGGAAAGAAGAAGTTGAAATCAAACCAGAAGAAGTAACTGTACGTTTTGAAGAAGGTGTACCTGTTGCATTAAACGGTCAAACTTTTAACAACCCAGTTGAGCTTATTCTTGAAGCAAACCGTATTGGTGGTCGTCATGGTTTAGGTATGTCTGACCAAATCGAAAACCGTATTATCGAAGCGAAATCTCGCGGTATTTATGAAGCACCGGGTATGGCCCTTCTTCATATTGCTTACGAGCGTTTGGTTACTGGTATTCATAACGAAGATACGATCGAACAATACCGCATTAACGGTTTACGTTTAGGTCGTTTACTTTACCAAGGTCGTTGGTTCGACTCTCAAGCGCTTATGTTGCGTGAAACTGCACAGCGTTGGGTTGCTAAAGCTGTTACGGGTGAAGTTACTCTTGAACTTCGTCGTGGTAATGACTACACCATCATGAACACTGAATCTCCAAACTTAACGTACGAAGCTGAACGTTTAACAATGGAAAAAGGCGATTCAATGTTCTCGCCTATGGACCGTATTGGTCAGTTGACTATGCGTAACCTCGACATTACCGATACACGTGCAAAACTTGGTATCTATACAGATGCTGGTTTACTTTCAATCGGTCAAGGTTCTGCTATTCCTCAATTAGACAGTAAGAAAAAATAA
- a CDS encoding AAA domain-containing protein, which produces MIEISASNLSAQQKNLISKLNVEIQKQPRNKQWQGFSFFSHSLGNQKQQYDLVLLTNANILCIEFCNVNGKITSDQYNNWWVNNERLSPSPLTIGGKKSRKLTTEIEAIKHQLHNADQLVKNPHFLPKVLNLVVMTDTADWSALSGVPFVDRILSFEDFCQLIPKEDFYLHFSKSKKPLPMSAKQLNRDFDVLTKILTNNIGPIASQPIEGYEPNSLLIMHSHKFYKVYSAESIGNDNAVIKQWDFFAHTVTDKHRKAIINNGINTVNSIKIKNPQLYEKCLISLETNPQDNVDQYYDEVIELPDFNHITLKSYLETCPQGLTTKKLDLIQSMIYVVSELHKLGIAHGDLNIFSIWIDSVNKIKLSQFSSAFNPDFNVDDVVRTILPLFNQSVFNGYSLTPYVKDVFWIACLSWHIIEGLKVTPQSINTFKTLNSSDWLTSLFNQAANFIYTDASDFLAAFLNSRPILNIEHQVPNEILNSYIRNEISGQYSNIVFETLPNPLSSYDCLYYKAKLDKLDILRTQGVKSYIPEITAFGIIEQDNQKKFFSVVQPITTPTWSDCDLGSLCFENKKQLAVNLIGAIQHYHHLQYSYGQLSGETVHVDLADLTIKLSNVLEPEPVHQGLLDPNDVEMPTVQQRDNYAVLQMLKVLFREECEYEDFDWLCEAFLLEFEQKQGKYLDLSRFLDTLLAEGQDEQVPTLITIRSGWSNGDDDSSPNNFNYILPDNGKIYGHIKQQSGRDIEVELWGIGGKVSFFYTDYQQNPGLTPRYVQQKSFINKKFIDSSVFELNIRIKVEDERGFYRSTLPWLSDFLIQNDDFNHALQEFKTQGNSPREYVEFSEEVIDILDFNEMSTKALWRLIKDTEEEALPIVELTDVLKPIRSNHYINYYKANYDPVESNDVLDRFQKKDKVKALLVIENRDGEFETKPVGEVDMIKSTRGALYIKNCKLTRLNEGSRLTLQNVAEQSSNRKRKIAIDNILKNRSVIPNLIEYFEKNSTAEVAKYDIDFCDQQLDYYNSTTREGKTIALNATQRRAFEQVITSGPVNVLQGPPGTGKTEFISAFVHYLFHHQLVKNILVVSQSHEAVNTTVERIRQRFTGHKQDVSIVRISNKAELVSKDLLDTYSGSIIESQQVFFQETLVHRILNLGSHLKLKEEYLTDLIRVKVEIFEKVKQIRSKISEEEDVGTVSPATFKQFVLYQLECLHKIYELDTDGLGLDITSEAFWQIIENAVMNVLAEEYAVDPENSAKAQALISLAKDCETLIDAPYAHYERFLAQTRQIVCGTCVGIANNSVDISNQIFDFVIIDEAARSSSSELAIAMQTGKRIVLVGDHKQLPPLYASEHSNLLKKKLGISNHKELEDVLKSDFEHVFNSPYGKKISAQLLQQYRMAPAIGHLVSDCFYDGKLQTAVCEPPFDKKDNAKRVVPSIYYSNKVKELQSTVTWVDTGGRGAFHRKISDEKTSLYNLHELNEILNFLRHIDSDPALLQRVNQNVKNDEAAIGIICAYAEQKKQLIKRFAVGNFSTLLQKSVKIDTVDSYQGKENRIVVFSVTRNTPDFSSAFLASENRVNVALSRSMDRLVIFGATEMWEHEKNSNSPLYKTLAYIKKRLSQPEYQILKRRNENVQGAK; this is translated from the coding sequence ATGATTGAAATTAGTGCATCAAATTTGTCAGCACAGCAAAAAAACTTAATTTCTAAACTTAATGTAGAAATTCAAAAACAACCCAGAAATAAACAATGGCAAGGGTTCTCTTTCTTTTCTCATTCTTTGGGTAATCAAAAGCAGCAATATGACTTAGTGCTTTTAACGAATGCAAATATTTTATGCATAGAATTTTGTAATGTTAATGGTAAGATTACATCTGACCAATATAATAACTGGTGGGTAAATAACGAACGCCTTAGTCCTTCACCTCTAACTATTGGAGGAAAAAAATCTCGTAAATTAACAACAGAAATCGAAGCTATTAAACATCAACTCCATAATGCTGATCAATTAGTAAAGAACCCCCATTTTTTACCTAAAGTTTTGAATTTAGTAGTCATGACAGACACAGCAGATTGGTCTGCACTTAGTGGGGTGCCATTTGTAGATCGGATTTTATCATTTGAAGATTTTTGTCAATTAATTCCCAAGGAAGATTTTTATCTTCATTTTTCTAAAAGTAAAAAGCCTTTACCAATGAGTGCAAAGCAACTCAATCGCGATTTTGATGTTTTGACTAAAATATTAACTAACAATATAGGACCAATTGCATCACAACCTATCGAAGGTTACGAACCAAACTCACTATTAATTATGCACTCTCATAAGTTTTATAAAGTCTATAGTGCTGAATCTATAGGGAATGATAATGCTGTAATTAAACAATGGGATTTTTTTGCTCATACTGTAACTGATAAACATCGTAAAGCTATTATTAATAATGGGATTAATACCGTAAATAGTATCAAAATCAAAAACCCTCAACTTTACGAAAAATGCCTGATCTCTTTAGAAACAAATCCCCAAGACAATGTAGATCAATACTATGATGAAGTCATTGAGCTACCTGATTTCAATCATATAACTCTCAAATCATATTTAGAAACGTGTCCACAAGGTTTAACAACAAAGAAATTGGACCTAATTCAGTCTATGATCTATGTTGTTAGTGAGTTGCATAAGCTTGGGATTGCTCATGGCGACCTGAATATATTTAGTATTTGGATTGATAGCGTTAATAAAATTAAGCTTTCACAATTTTCATCAGCATTTAACCCTGATTTTAATGTTGATGATGTTGTACGTACTATTTTGCCATTATTTAATCAAAGTGTCTTTAATGGATATTCATTAACGCCATATGTGAAAGATGTTTTTTGGATTGCCTGTCTCTCTTGGCATATCATTGAAGGGCTAAAGGTTACTCCTCAGAGTATCAATACATTTAAAACATTAAATTCTTCTGATTGGCTGACTAGCTTATTTAATCAAGCCGCTAATTTTATATATACAGATGCATCAGATTTTTTAGCAGCATTTTTAAACTCACGACCTATCTTAAATATTGAACATCAAGTTCCAAACGAAATTTTAAATTCTTATATTAGAAATGAGATTTCAGGGCAATACTCAAATATTGTCTTTGAAACACTACCAAATCCTTTGTCATCTTATGATTGTTTATACTATAAAGCGAAGTTAGACAAGTTAGATATATTGAGGACTCAAGGGGTAAAGAGTTATATACCTGAAATTACGGCTTTTGGAATTATTGAGCAAGATAATCAAAAAAAATTTTTCTCTGTAGTTCAGCCTATTACCACACCTACATGGAGTGACTGCGACTTAGGAAGTCTATGCTTTGAAAATAAAAAACAGCTTGCGGTAAACTTGATTGGGGCTATACAACATTATCATCATTTACAATATAGCTATGGTCAACTGTCTGGAGAGACAGTTCATGTTGATTTGGCTGATTTAACCATTAAGTTAAGTAATGTATTAGAGCCTGAACCAGTACATCAGGGTCTACTCGACCCTAATGATGTGGAAATGCCAACAGTACAACAGCGTGATAATTATGCTGTACTACAAATGTTAAAGGTTCTATTTAGGGAGGAATGTGAATATGAAGACTTTGATTGGTTATGTGAAGCATTTTTGCTTGAGTTTGAACAAAAACAAGGGAAATATCTCGATTTAAGTCGTTTTCTCGATACGCTGTTGGCTGAAGGTCAAGATGAACAAGTGCCTACGCTAATCACCATTAGATCAGGTTGGTCTAATGGTGATGACGATTCTAGTCCAAATAATTTTAATTATATTTTGCCTGATAACGGCAAAATTTATGGGCATATTAAACAGCAATCTGGGCGGGATATAGAAGTTGAGCTTTGGGGAATAGGAGGAAAAGTAAGTTTCTTTTATACTGACTACCAGCAAAATCCAGGCTTGACGCCTAGATATGTGCAACAAAAATCCTTTATTAATAAAAAATTTATTGATAGTTCCGTATTTGAACTAAACATCCGCATTAAAGTTGAAGATGAACGAGGCTTTTACAGAAGTACTCTTCCATGGCTAAGTGATTTTTTAATCCAAAATGATGACTTTAATCATGCTCTACAGGAGTTCAAGACACAAGGAAATTCACCTAGAGAGTATGTTGAGTTCTCTGAAGAAGTCATTGATATTCTTGATTTTAATGAAATGTCAACTAAAGCATTGTGGCGTTTAATTAAAGACACTGAAGAGGAAGCATTACCTATTGTTGAGCTTACTGATGTTCTAAAACCAATTCGTTCTAATCATTATATTAACTATTACAAAGCTAATTATGATCCAGTTGAAAGTAATGATGTGTTAGATCGCTTTCAGAAAAAAGATAAGGTTAAAGCTCTTTTAGTTATTGAAAATAGAGATGGTGAATTTGAGACTAAACCTGTCGGTGAGGTTGATATGATCAAATCGACTAGAGGGGCACTTTACATTAAAAACTGTAAGTTAACACGATTAAATGAAGGGAGTCGTCTTACTTTGCAGAATGTAGCAGAGCAATCTTCTAATCGTAAGCGTAAGATAGCTATTGATAATATTTTAAAAAATCGGTCAGTCATTCCAAATCTGATTGAATATTTCGAAAAAAATAGCACTGCTGAAGTAGCTAAATATGATATAGATTTTTGTGATCAACAACTTGATTACTATAACTCGACAACTAGAGAGGGTAAAACTATTGCTCTAAATGCAACACAACGCCGAGCATTTGAACAGGTTATTACTAGTGGCCCAGTAAACGTATTACAAGGTCCTCCAGGAACGGGAAAAACTGAGTTTATTTCGGCGTTTGTTCATTACTTATTCCATCATCAATTGGTAAAAAATATCTTGGTAGTAAGTCAATCACATGAAGCAGTAAACACAACTGTAGAGCGGATCCGTCAACGTTTCACTGGTCATAAACAAGATGTCAGTATTGTGCGCATTAGTAATAAGGCTGAACTTGTATCAAAGGATTTGTTAGATACCTATTCTGGTTCAATCATTGAATCACAACAGGTATTTTTCCAAGAAACCTTAGTACATCGTATTTTAAATTTAGGTTCTCATCTTAAGCTCAAAGAAGAGTACTTAACTGATTTGATTCGCGTAAAAGTTGAAATCTTCGAAAAAGTTAAACAAATACGTTCTAAGATTAGTGAAGAAGAGGATGTTGGTACTGTATCACCAGCTACATTTAAGCAATTTGTTTTATATCAATTAGAATGTCTTCATAAAATATATGAACTGGATACTGATGGTCTTGGTTTGGATATAACAAGTGAGGCTTTTTGGCAAATTATTGAAAATGCTGTGATGAATGTTTTAGCTGAAGAATATGCAGTTGATCCAGAAAATTCAGCAAAAGCACAAGCTTTAATTAGCTTGGCCAAAGATTGTGAAACTTTAATAGATGCTCCTTATGCTCATTATGAACGTTTTTTAGCCCAAACACGTCAGATTGTTTGTGGTACATGTGTAGGTATTGCTAATAACAGTGTCGATATTTCGAACCAGATTTTCGATTTTGTAATTATTGATGAAGCAGCACGTTCAAGCTCATCTGAACTTGCAATTGCAATGCAAACTGGTAAACGTATTGTATTAGTAGGGGATCACAAACAATTACCACCTTTATATGCTAGTGAACATAGCAATTTATTGAAAAAGAAGTTAGGCATTTCAAACCATAAAGAGTTAGAAGATGTTTTAAAAAGCGATTTTGAACATGTTTTTAATTCACCTTATGGTAAAAAAATTAGTGCTCAATTATTGCAACAATATCGTATGGCACCTGCTATTGGGCATTTGGTTTCTGATTGTTTCTATGATGGTAAATTACAAACCGCTGTCTGTGAGCCTCCTTTTGATAAAAAAGATAATGCAAAACGTGTAGTCCCATCCATTTATTACTCAAATAAAGTGAAAGAACTACAATCTACTGTTACTTGGGTAGATACAGGGGGTAGGGGAGCATTTCATCGAAAAATTTCAGATGAAAAAACAAGCCTGTATAATCTCCATGAATTAAACGAAATTCTAAATTTCCTTCGTCATATAGATTCTGATCCTGCGTTATTACAACGTGTAAATCAAAATGTTAAAAATGATGAAGCCGCTATCGGCATTATCTGTGCCTATGCAGAGCAGAAGAAACAGCTTATAAAGCGTTTTGCTGTTGGCAATTTTTCTACATTACTTCAAAAGTCAGTAAAAATTGATACTGTCGATAGTTATCAAGGTAAAGAAAACCGTATTGTTGTGTTCTCTGTGACACGAAATACCCCCGACTTCTCTAGTGCATTCTTAGCTTCAGAAAATCGTGTGAATGTTGCATTATCCCGCTCTATGGATCGCCTAGTGATTTTTGGTGCTACGGAGATGTGGGAGCATGAGAAAAATTCAAATAGCCCATTATATAAAACTTTGGCTTACATCAAAAAACGCTTGAGCCAACCAGAATACCAAATACTGAAACGTCGTAATGAAAATGTACAAGGAGCAAAATAA